One genomic segment of Styela clava chromosome 3, kaStyClav1.hap1.2, whole genome shotgun sequence includes these proteins:
- the LOC120343125 gene encoding uncharacterized protein LOC120343125 — MAEGWRNLRNSIRQKTRASEIDRNVGPIAVPQDYAPAHSFSHGVTDKIERTNPTGRNQFVTSENLRQVIQQSDFMEALTTLQDISFSQIQQFMISEHYCQIGESDKALRCIEALQTTMTSYPRPNVDDVIKLVETFITDSFHIRALILLSCCPKLYKLESNPDKSVVGIRYSSLQCGIIITSLVKKGGGMKKIATIVGLKIITDMLREFQSVSTADKNEKAVNEAGCLNNVGLSHRVIGEYEQAIGFYSEGIYLLKQRFGSNAPKYRVLSDLLNNMGLVYHNLGDYFKAESLYIKSLNMRETSEDWFSDKVKHECIKGTKVNLASTRDRILYLDLIGKCNNVIELIGKDISLLKQTNLSNSRMFGDLLFNLASSHHSLDDYSNAESFYLKSLDVYEKAKDWPNENEKRESIERVKNNLKFIRSKLKN, encoded by the exons ATGGCGGAGGGATGGAGGAATCTTCGAAACTCAATCAG gcaAAAGACAAGAGCTTCTGAAATCGATCGGAATGTCGGCCCAATAGCAG TTCCTCAGGATTACGCGCCTGCCCATTCTTTCTCTCATGGCGTCACtgataaaattgaaagaacTAATCCGACTGGAAGAAATCAATTTGTTACATCAG aaaatttacgTCAAGTGATTCAACAATCTGATTTCATGGAAGCGCTGACTACTTTGCAAGATATTTCTTTTTCTCAAATACAGCAATTCATGATATCCGAGCACTATTGTCAAATTGGAGAATCGGATAAAGCTTTGAGGTGCATTGAAGCGTTACAAACAACGATGACGTCATATCCGAGACCTAATgtcgatgacgtcattaaatTAGTTGAAACGTTTATCACTGATTCGTTTCATATTCGTGCATTGATTTTACTCTCTTGTTGCCCTAAGTTGTACAAGCTCGAATCAAACCCGGATAAGTCAGTTGTTGGGATTCGATATAGCTCATTACAATGTGGCATAATTATTACATCCTTGGTTAAGAAGGGAGGCGGTATGAAAAAGATTGCAACAATTGTTGGTTTGAAAATTATTACTGATATGTTGAGAGAGTTTCAATCAGTATCAACTGCTGATAAGAATGAGAAAGCTGTTAACGAAGCGGGTTGCTTGAATAACGTTGGTTTAAGTCATAGAGTTATCGGTGAATATGAGCAAGCCATAGGGTTCTATAGTGAAGGCATTTACTTATTGAAACAAAGGTTCGGTTCCAACGCCCCCAAATATCGAGTTCTTTCAGATTTATTAAACAACATGGGTTTGGTTTATCATAACCTTGGTGATTATTTCAAAGCTGAATCTCTTTATATCAAATCTCTGAACATGAGAGAGACATCTGAAGATTGGTTCAGTGATAAGGTAAAACACGAATGCATAAAAGGGACTAAAGTAAATTTGGCTAGTACCCGGGATCGGATTTTATATCTTGATTTAATTGGTAAATGCAACAACGTGATTGAATTAATTGGCAAAGACATAAGCTTgttaaaacaaacaaacttgTCCAATTCTCGCATGTTCGGGGATCTGTTATTTAATCTTGCTTCATCACATCATAGTCTCGATGACTATTCCAACGCTGAATCGTTTTATTTGAAATCCCTTGATGTGTATGAGAAGGCTAAGGATTGGcctaatgaaaatgaaaaacgagAAAGTATAGAAAGAGTAAAGAATAACTTGAAATTCATTCGgagcaaattaaaaaattga